The DNA sequence CTCCTGCCgccctcccccttctctgttcTCTAAGTAAGTTTCACCTCCTCCCTTCAGAAGCCCTAAAGACAGCTGCCGACCAGCAGGCTGAGGACGAGGTCCTGAGGAAGCTAGTGGACGTGGTGAACCAGCGAGATGCCCTCATTCGCTTCCAGgaggagcgcaggctcagtgagcTGCCCTCGGGGCCAGGGCCCCAGGGCTAGAAGAGGGTAGGTTGCCTGTCTTCTTCTCTGCAAGGAAGACCGCCTCACCCCAGGACAGTGCCACCCTGTTCATTGGGGCTGCCTGGGAGAGGCCTCACTGTTTACAATAAAAAAGCTTCTGCCGTAAACAGGACTTTGGCTACCTacaggggggaggtgggggagtgtGCAGGGAGGGCAGCTGTGTAGGAGCCTGAAGGTCTACACTGTGACAATCACACCGACCCTTGGCCCCAATCACTGCCTCTACAAGGAAAAGGGCAGTGCCACCAAAGTGTCAAGCTTTATTGTTCCTCTGCTCTgtctccctcctgctgccccaggaGCAGGGCTGGCTGGGACTCTGGGCCCAGGTCCTGGGCCTCCCTTGCCCTTCCCAGCACATGCTGGAGCTCGGCTCGGGCCCGACACAAGCCCTTGGCCTCCTGCACGTGGAAGAGATAGAATGCACCCGCCCCCAGCACCAGTCCTACACTGGGGGTCCAGAGCAGTACAGCAACTTCCCTGATCTCTCCTCCAGCCGCCAGGGCACACAGCAACGCCAGGAGAAGAAGCCCTAGACCAATCACGTAGCCAGCGATGGTGGCCCACCAGCGACCTTGAGCCATGCCCTGGTCCAGTTCTGCCCAGGCCTCCCTTAGCACACTGATCAGCGGCGACCTCTCTGCTGGTCCAAGAACAAAGCGGGacagtggggagggagagtgagGGTCTGAGGGAGGGATGGGGCTGCCCCGTGGGGAAGGGCCAAGGAAAAGGATGGGGCTGACTCACCATGGGTAGGGCTGGGGTTGTGCTGGGGGGGGCTGTGTCTCACACACAGAGTAGCCATCAGTGCCTCGTGATCAGAGAGGGGGCTGCCGCTGTGAGGCTCGTGGCCTGTAGTAGTTCTGAGAGTCTTACAGGAGATGTATAGCCCAGACACCGCCTAGAAAAAGAGCCAGAGAGAAATTTCTGTGAGCGCCTTTCCCAGAGAACCAGTTCCTAGGTATCCCATTCTCCAGCCGCCACTGATAAAAGACTAGACTAGTTGGACAAAGAATCAGGATAGGCTGGTGAGCCATGAAGAGAGACAGAGGGTGAAGGCATGTTGCAGGGAGAGGCCTGACCTTATAAAGCACATAGTCGATGCGGATACCCAAGGGGAATTGCTCTAGCTCCTGCCGGTTGACGTAGCAGTTCTCGGGTACCATCGTACAGCCTTCTTCAGGGCCCTAGGTGAATAGGGGGCTTGAATGAGGAtgcaggggaaaggaggagggagagaggctgggggtgTAGGTGGGGCAATAATCAAGCAGGTCCTCACCTTGAAGTCCCGAGTCTCCAGGAAGGCATCGTGCAGTCCCGTCCACTCCTTCAGCAGGCGGCAGCCCAGGTCCTTTGGGTGCAAGTTGAGGTCCCCACACAATAGAACCACATCAGCTTTCTTGGACGTGTGGCTGGGGGAACCAAGATGGTGAGGCAGGAACTCTTCCCTCATCAGCTCCGCCCTAAAAGTGGGGCCTTAGCCACCCCTCGGTTCCTGGACCCCATCCCACTTCCCCTGTCGAGCCCAGGCTCACACACTGGATGAACTGGGCCAGTTCCCAAGCTTGGGCCACACGATGTGCTAGGTAGATGTCCTTCTGTCGATTGTACTCGGCATGGAGCTGAGCAAGATAGAGACAATTGCAAATGAGACTGAGGGTCCCAAGGGCAGAAGTAAATCAAGCTTGGGTCTGTCACTTAGCACGCTGCTTGGTAAAATATGTGTGAACCTTGCCTACTGGCCTTAGGAGATCCTGCCGCCACACCTCACCCCAAGGCAGCCTGGCTAGAGGAGGagtcccatctctctctcccaggaCCAGGCCGCCTGCCCCAGCCTTAAGCACTGCCGGCCTCACTCACATGGGTCACGTAGGCGTTGAGCA is a window from the Balaenoptera musculus isolate JJ_BM4_2016_0621 chromosome 12, mBalMus1.pri.v3, whole genome shotgun sequence genome containing:
- the SMPD2 gene encoding sphingomyelin phosphodiesterase 2 isoform X2 — encoded protein: MKPNFSLRLRVFNLNCWGIPYLSKHRADRVKRLGDFLNRESFDLALLEEVWSEQDFQYLRQKLLPAYPAAHYFRSGIIGSGLCVFSKHPIQEFTQHVFTLNGYPYMIHHGDWFCGKAVGLLVLHLSGLVLNAYVTHLHAEYNRQKDIYLAHRVAQAWELAQFIHHTSKKADVVLLCGDLNLHPKDLGCRLLKEWTGLHDAFLETRDFKGPEEGCTMVPENCYVNRQELEQFPLGIRIDYVLYKAVSGLYISCKTLRTTTGHEPHSGSPLSDHEALMATLCVRHSPPQHNPSPTHERSPLISVLREAWAELDQGMAQGRWWATIAGYVIGLGLLLLALLCALAAGGEIREVAVLLWTPSVGLVLGAGAFYLFHVQEAKGLCRARAELQHVLGRAREAQDLGPESQPALLLGQQEGDRAEEQ
- the SMPD2 gene encoding sphingomyelin phosphodiesterase 2 isoform X1, with protein sequence MKPNFSLRLRVFNLNCWGIPYLSKHRADRVKRLGDFLNRESFDLALLEEVWSEQDFQYLRQKLLPAYPAAHYFRSGIIGSGLCVFSKHPIQEFTQHVFTLNGYPYMIHHGDWFCGKAVGLLVLHLSGLVLNAYVTHLHAEYNRQKDIYLAHRVAQAWELAQFIHHTSKKADVVLLCGDLNLHPKDLGCRLLKEWTGLHDAFLETRDFKGPEEGCTMVPENCYVNRQELEQFPLGIRIDYVLYKAVSGLYISCKTLRTTTGHEPHSGSPLSDHEALMATLCVRHSPPQHNPSPTHAERSPLISVLREAWAELDQGMAQGRWWATIAGYVIGLGLLLLALLCALAAGGEIREVAVLLWTPSVGLVLGAGAFYLFHVQEAKGLCRARAELQHVLGRAREAQDLGPESQPALLLGQQEGDRAEEQ